The following proteins are encoded in a genomic region of Planifilum fulgidum:
- a CDS encoding BglG family transcription antiterminator, with the protein MLEKKSLQLFHLLLSMNPKSYPLFIENIQMSKRQFFYHLDKINYFLRQNQVPPISITQKEIRVPEEVFDQWKTGRLNILPKDFQFDEEERSYLLLIYTFIRGEPISNTHYQFLLNVSKNTATAAVRQANQFSKKFRVDIRYSREKGFHLEGQEEDKRNLTLKCISMFSSHPKKHEILRHLLRKHGYEDRFQLYEGKLREIGASFGLTFIEERLFDFLYLLQMIHIRQRQKKWVQIHADTMEFLKKQKMYQVARTIQEVLGESTDPQELAYLTMLLLGITLGNLSAVPSGILKTMTEKMIHDFEKFACIQIQDKEKAVNTLFSHFKPAYYRMLYKIPITNPLLNEIKKEHATLFHLVTEVMKPIQEMLNIDIPEDEIGFLTLHFGALLEQNARNEKPIQAIIVCPNGVSSSLMVETYLRSLFPSFRWITSISKEEFSKTDEELYDIVFSTVPFKTEKPLFIVKPIMSEAEKKMLHHRVMEHLFKQPAPFPTPERLIKIIGKYAEIKEPEKLKDAITMELYGKTGGTTIRRIQPLLNELLTETMIQFETAVPDWKNAIAKAAEPLLKNGYIEPSYIEAMITNVEKMGPYFIIHPGIAIPHARPENGVNKLGMSFLKLKEPAYLLNEEKNAASVFICLAAVDNNTHLKALSQLTRLLGNKESLDRLLNVENPAELIALIEEYSAERQDGSKNH; encoded by the coding sequence ATGCTGGAAAAGAAAAGCCTGCAACTGTTTCATCTGCTTTTGTCGATGAATCCGAAATCCTATCCGCTTTTCATCGAAAACATCCAAATGAGCAAGCGGCAATTTTTTTATCATTTGGACAAGATCAATTATTTTCTCCGGCAAAACCAGGTGCCGCCCATATCCATCACCCAGAAGGAAATCCGGGTTCCGGAAGAAGTTTTCGACCAATGGAAAACGGGACGGCTGAATATCCTGCCGAAAGATTTTCAATTCGATGAAGAGGAACGAAGTTATTTGCTGCTGATTTACACCTTCATCCGAGGGGAGCCGATTTCCAACACCCACTATCAGTTTTTGCTAAACGTCAGCAAAAACACGGCAACAGCAGCAGTCAGGCAGGCGAATCAGTTCAGCAAAAAGTTTCGGGTGGACATCCGTTACTCGAGGGAAAAAGGTTTCCATTTGGAAGGCCAAGAGGAAGACAAACGGAATTTGACGCTGAAATGCATCTCCATGTTTTCTTCTCACCCGAAAAAGCACGAAATTTTACGGCACCTCCTCCGCAAACACGGATACGAAGACCGGTTCCAACTGTACGAAGGCAAGTTGCGGGAAATCGGCGCCTCTTTCGGACTGACGTTTATTGAGGAAAGATTGTTCGATTTCCTGTATTTGCTGCAGATGATCCATATCCGGCAAAGGCAGAAAAAATGGGTACAAATTCACGCGGACACGATGGAATTTCTGAAAAAACAGAAAATGTACCAGGTGGCAAGGACGATCCAGGAAGTGCTGGGCGAAAGCACCGACCCCCAGGAACTGGCCTACCTGACGATGCTGCTTTTGGGCATCACGTTGGGAAATTTGTCCGCCGTGCCGTCAGGGATTTTAAAAACGATGACCGAAAAGATGATTCATGATTTTGAAAAGTTTGCCTGCATTCAAATTCAAGACAAAGAAAAGGCCGTCAACACCCTGTTCAGCCACTTCAAACCGGCTTATTACAGGATGCTCTACAAGATCCCCATCACCAATCCATTATTAAACGAAATCAAAAAGGAGCATGCGACCCTTTTTCACCTGGTCACTGAAGTGATGAAACCGATTCAGGAAATGCTCAATATCGACATTCCCGAGGACGAGATCGGATTTTTGACGCTCCATTTCGGGGCGCTGCTGGAACAAAACGCGAGGAACGAAAAACCGATTCAAGCCATCATCGTCTGCCCGAACGGCGTCAGTTCCAGCTTGATGGTGGAAACCTATTTGCGTTCCCTCTTCCCTTCCTTTCGTTGGATCACTTCCATCTCAAAGGAAGAATTTTCAAAAACAGACGAAGAGCTTTACGACATCGTATTTTCCACAGTGCCGTTTAAGACGGAAAAGCCCCTGTTTATCGTCAAACCGATCATGAGCGAAGCGGAAAAGAAGATGTTGCATCACCGGGTGATGGAACATCTGTTCAAACAGCCGGCACCCTTTCCCACGCCGGAAAGGTTGATAAAGATCATCGGCAAATACGCCGAAATCAAAGAACCGGAAAAATTAAAAGACGCCATAACCATGGAGTTATACGGGAAAACCGGAGGGACAACGATAAGGAGGATTCAACCGTTGTTAAACGAGCTGTTAACGGAAACGATGATCCAATTTGAAACGGCCGTACCGGACTGGAAAAACGCAATCGCGAAGGCGGCCGAACCATTGCTGAAAAACGGGTACATCGAACCATCCTACATCGAAGCGATGATCACCAACGTGGAAAAAATGGGTCCTTACTTCATCATCCATCCGGGAATCGCCATTCCCCACGCACGGCCGGAAAACGGCGTCAACAAATTGGGCATGAGCTTTCTGAAATTAAAAGAACCGGCATATCTGCTGAATGAAGAAAAAAACGCGGCCTCCGTTTTCATTTGCCTGGCGGCCGTCGATAATAACACCCATTTAAAAGCCCTGTCCCAGCTGACCCGGTTGCTCGGAAACAAGGAAAGCTTAGACCGCCTTCTAAATGTGGAAAATCCCGCGGAACTCATAGCCCTAATCGAGGAGTATTCCGCTGAAAGACAGGACGGATCGAAAAATCATTGA
- a CDS encoding PTS sugar transporter subunit IIB, with product MKILAVCGSGLGSSFMLEMNIRQSLQELGVNGVEVDHSDLSSATSDLADLFVMGKDIAEGGGHLGETIVLDSIIDQDELKAKLKEKLEQLGLL from the coding sequence ATGAAAATTTTGGCCGTCTGCGGATCCGGGCTCGGGAGCAGCTTCATGCTGGAAATGAATATCCGGCAGTCCCTTCAGGAACTCGGGGTTAACGGCGTCGAAGTGGATCACAGTGATTTAAGTTCGGCTACCAGCGACCTGGCGGACCTGTTCGTCATGGGCAAAGACATCGCCGAAGGGGGCGGCCATCTGGGAGAGACCATCGTATTGGACAGCATCATCGATCAGGATGAATTGAAGGCAAAGCTGAAAGAAAAACTCGAACAATTGGGATTACTCTAG